The following proteins come from a genomic window of Mariniflexile sp. TRM1-10:
- the truB gene encoding tRNA pseudouridine(55) synthase TruB: MLNVDDYLSGQVLLIDKPLHWTSFQVVNKLRWEIRQAFKLKKIKVGHAGTLDPLATGLLVICTGKMTKEIDSFQAQIKEYTGTIVLGSTTPSFDLETEINETFPTHHITEALIKETTKQFTGEIQQFPPVFSAIKKDGKRLYEFARAGEEVDIKPRTVNISEFEITNMDTSTALGTGSIDIDFRVVCSKGTYIRSLANDFGKALQSGGHLSALRRTKIGKFHVDDSVSIETFINRLSLE; the protein is encoded by the coding sequence ATGCTTAATGTTGATGATTATCTTTCTGGTCAAGTACTTTTAATTGACAAACCACTGCATTGGACCTCCTTTCAAGTGGTTAATAAATTACGTTGGGAAATTAGGCAAGCTTTCAAATTAAAGAAAATAAAAGTTGGTCATGCAGGCACTTTAGACCCGCTTGCCACGGGCTTGTTGGTAATTTGTACAGGAAAAATGACCAAAGAAATCGATTCTTTTCAAGCTCAAATAAAAGAATACACGGGCACCATTGTTTTAGGAAGTACAACCCCTTCGTTTGATTTAGAAACTGAGATAAACGAAACTTTCCCCACCCATCATATTACCGAAGCTCTAATTAAGGAAACTACCAAGCAATTTACTGGTGAGATTCAGCAATTTCCACCAGTGTTTTCAGCCATAAAAAAAGACGGAAAACGATTATATGAATTTGCCCGAGCTGGCGAAGAAGTCGACATTAAACCAAGAACCGTAAACATTTCAGAATTTGAAATCACCAATATGGATACTTCAACCGCACTCGGTACAGGCTCCATAGATATTGATTTTAGAGTGGTTTGTAGTAAAGGCACCTACATACGCTCCTTGGCTAACGATTTTGGAAAAGCATTGCAATCGGGCGGACATTTATCGGCTTTAAGACGCACTAAAATTGGCAAATTCCATGTGGATGATAGTGTTTCCATTGAAACCTTTATCAATAGGCTTTCCTTGGAATAA
- a CDS encoding thioredoxin family protein yields the protein MKSIIAQSINRGISYQAYRELVKQLVEQKTTTGKDKTRVLAHYTKLNDKRMNRWDKTLKIPKVAQQKISGFEQPITWLVIVESWCGDGAHVLPVLNKMTELNNLINLKIVLRDENPELMDLFLTNKSRSIPKLIMIDTKTGDVLNSYGPRPSEATSLVSRYIAKYGILTPEFKEDLQHWYNNDKGQNVIDDVTNMLCELRPNVCQ from the coding sequence ATGAAATCCATTATAGCTCAAAGTATAAATCGTGGCATAAGTTATCAAGCTTATAGAGAGTTGGTGAAACAATTAGTGGAACAAAAAACAACAACAGGAAAGGATAAAACACGGGTTTTGGCGCACTATACAAAGCTAAACGATAAGCGCATGAACCGTTGGGATAAAACTTTAAAAATTCCGAAGGTGGCACAACAAAAAATCAGTGGATTTGAGCAACCTATTACTTGGTTGGTTATTGTTGAAAGTTGGTGTGGTGATGGCGCTCATGTACTTCCGGTATTGAATAAAATGACAGAATTAAATAATCTTATTAATTTGAAAATTGTGCTTCGCGATGAAAACCCTGAACTTATGGATTTGTTTTTAACCAATAAAAGCCGCTCGATACCTAAATTAATTATGATTGATACTAAAACAGGCGACGTTTTAAATAGTTATGGACCCAGGCCAAGCGAAGCAACAAGTCTTGTAAGCCGTTACATAGCTAAATACGGGATTTTAACACCAGAATTTAAAGAGGATTTGCAGCATTGGTACAATAATGATAAAGGACAAAATGTTATTGACGATGTGACCAATATGCTTTGCGAATTACGACCTAATGTTTGCCAATAA
- a CDS encoding DNA-3-methyladenine glycosylase I, which yields MTEKHRCGWCVGDALYEAYHDQEWGVPVYDDATIFEFLILETFQAGLSWITILRKRENFRAAFDNFDYKKIATYNQSKIDELLQDAGIIRNKLKVNATVTNAQLFMKIQEEFGSFSKYIWDFVNGKPIKNKLKNYKEAPPTTAISDALSKDLKKRGFKFVGSTVMYAHMQATGMVNDHEVGCFRYREV from the coding sequence ATGACTGAAAAACACAGATGCGGTTGGTGTGTTGGCGATGCTTTATATGAAGCGTACCATGACCAGGAATGGGGTGTTCCCGTATATGATGATGCCACCATTTTTGAATTTTTAATTTTAGAAACCTTTCAAGCAGGCTTGAGTTGGATAACCATTTTGCGTAAGCGTGAAAATTTTAGAGCTGCTTTTGATAATTTTGATTACAAAAAAATAGCAACTTATAATCAAAGTAAAATTGATGAACTCCTACAAGATGCTGGCATTATACGAAACAAGCTAAAGGTTAATGCCACCGTTACCAATGCCCAATTATTTATGAAAATTCAAGAAGAATTTGGAAGTTTCAGCAAATACATTTGGGATTTTGTAAATGGTAAACCGATAAAAAACAAGCTGAAAAATTATAAAGAAGCGCCACCTACCACTGCCATTAGCGATGCCTTAAGCAAAGACTTAAAAAAACGAGGTTTTAAGTTTGTAGGCAGTACCGTTATGTATGCGCACATGCAGGCAACTGGTATGGTGAACGACCATGAGGTTGGGTGTTTTAGGTATAGAGAGGTTTAA
- a CDS encoding acetylxylan esterase: MIKKIIFQLFLLLSIHQLGAQNYQHQSNVLWVTTPSNTDWLYKLNEEAKVTVSVYEYGVLQDNVDVSYSIGPEMMPVDTEGTLTIKNGKAVIPIGTMSQPGFRDCNLTIELHGVAYKHHIKVGFEPEKLEPYTRFPDDFVNFWNKAKEEAAKCPMKIERKFVPEYSSDKVDCYLVKLQVYEKGQYVYGYLTLPKKQGKYPVVFSPPGAGIKPMNPSKDIFYAENGCIRFDMEIHGIRPDLDAETYQEVSRAFGRGDNSYLVNGLDDRDSYYMKKVYLACVRALDYLTSLPEWDEKNLIAQGGSQGGALALMTAGLDSRITACAANHPALSDMAGYKANRAGGYPHLFKNYSGMDTPEKLKTLEYYDVVNFAKLIKVPVFMTWGYNDNVCPPTTSYIVYNILKSKKEALITPVNEHWISLETRHSILDWIKKNLN, from the coding sequence ATGATTAAAAAAATAATTTTTCAACTTTTCTTATTATTATCTATACACCAATTAGGTGCGCAAAATTATCAACATCAAAGTAATGTATTATGGGTAACGACTCCTAGCAATACAGATTGGTTGTATAAGCTTAATGAAGAAGCCAAGGTAACGGTATCAGTTTACGAATATGGTGTTTTACAAGACAATGTAGATGTCAGTTATAGTATTGGTCCTGAAATGATGCCAGTTGATACTGAAGGAACGTTAACCATAAAAAACGGAAAAGCAGTTATTCCCATAGGCACGATGTCTCAGCCTGGTTTTAGAGATTGTAATCTTACAATAGAACTTCATGGTGTAGCATATAAACACCACATCAAAGTAGGTTTTGAACCTGAAAAGTTAGAGCCTTATACAAGATTTCCTGATGATTTTGTTAATTTTTGGAATAAAGCCAAAGAAGAAGCTGCAAAATGCCCTATGAAGATAGAAAGAAAATTTGTCCCAGAGTATTCAAGTGACAAAGTAGATTGCTATCTTGTTAAACTGCAGGTATATGAAAAAGGACAATATGTGTATGGATACTTAACATTACCAAAAAAGCAAGGTAAATATCCAGTAGTTTTTTCTCCCCCAGGCGCGGGTATTAAACCAATGAATCCTTCAAAAGATATTTTTTATGCAGAGAATGGCTGTATTCGTTTTGATATGGAAATACATGGCATACGGCCAGATTTAGATGCTGAAACATATCAGGAAGTAAGTAGGGCATTTGGTAGGGGTGATAACAGTTATTTAGTTAATGGATTGGATGATAGAGACTCTTATTATATGAAGAAAGTGTATCTAGCATGTGTAAGGGCATTAGATTATTTAACTTCTTTGCCTGAATGGGATGAAAAAAATTTAATAGCACAAGGTGGAAGTCAAGGTGGTGCGTTGGCATTAATGACTGCGGGGTTAGATTCTAGAATTACAGCATGTGCTGCCAATCATCCCGCATTAAGTGATATGGCAGGCTATAAAGCAAACAGAGCAGGCGGCTATCCACATTTATTTAAAAATTATTCGGGAATGGACACCCCTGAAAAACTAAAAACATTAGAATATTACGATGTGGTTAATTTTGCTAAATTGATCAAAGTTCCCGTTTTTATGACTTGGGGCTATAATGATAACGTGTGTCCACCTACAACAAGCTATATTGTTTACAACATTTTGAAAAGCAAAAAAGAAGCATTAATTACACCTGTAAATGAACATTGGATTAGTCTTGAAACACGTCATTCTATACTGGATTGGATAAAGAAAAATCTTAACTAA
- a CDS encoding GNAT family N-acetyltransferase, whose amino-acid sequence MSEIIKLELFEEKDFDRLIKWAYDEETLIQFAGPIFIFPLTNEQLYGYIGNKERLPFKVIDSVTNIVIGHAEISSSEETNPIKICRILIGDKTKRGKGYGEKIIKSLLEIAFNELNKEKAELNVFDWNTGAIKCYEKVGFKINKNKTSTSVVKGAHWKAINMIINRSDWV is encoded by the coding sequence ATGTCCGAAATAATCAAACTTGAATTATTTGAAGAAAAAGATTTCGATAGACTTATTAAATGGGCTTATGATGAGGAAACCTTAATTCAATTTGCGGGTCCTATTTTTATTTTTCCATTAACAAATGAGCAACTATATGGTTATATAGGCAACAAAGAAAGATTGCCTTTTAAGGTTATTGACTCGGTTACTAATATAGTCATTGGACATGCAGAAATTTCTTCATCGGAAGAGACAAATCCAATTAAAATTTGTAGAATTTTAATTGGAGACAAAACTAAAAGAGGAAAAGGCTACGGAGAGAAAATAATAAAATCGCTTTTAGAAATAGCATTTAATGAATTGAATAAAGAAAAAGCTGAATTGAATGTGTTTGATTGGAATACAGGTGCTATAAAATGCTATGAAAAAGTTGGATTTAAAATAAATAAAAATAAAACATCAACCTCAGTTGTCAAAGGAGCGCATTGGAAAGCTATAAATATGATTATTAATAGAAGTGACTGGGTATAA
- a CDS encoding DinB family protein → MIEKPKNIDPKLYFSPFLLIAKGNDLIESLTISKNEIIDLINGIDNSMSNYKYEENKWTIKQALKHICDSERVHSYRALRFSKNDKTDLPGFDENEYAKIDNSENLNLEQIKNEFIAVRNSTIELFKSLNLDSLDYIGTGNKQELTPRIVGWKISGHSTHHCKIIKERYLQSK, encoded by the coding sequence ATGATAGAAAAACCTAAAAATATTGATCCGAAATTATATTTTAGTCCGTTTCTTTTAATCGCAAAAGGTAATGATTTAATTGAATCGCTAACAATTTCAAAAAATGAGATCATTGATTTAATAAACGGAATTGATAATTCCATGTCCAATTATAAATACGAGGAAAATAAATGGACTATCAAACAAGCACTGAAACATATATGCGATTCCGAAAGAGTTCATTCATATAGAGCGCTTAGATTTAGCAAAAATGATAAAACGGATTTACCTGGTTTTGACGAAAATGAATATGCTAAAATTGACAACTCGGAAAACTTAAATCTTGAGCAAATAAAAAATGAATTTATTGCTGTACGAAATTCTACAATTGAACTTTTTAAATCTTTAAATTTAGATTCCCTTGATTATATAGGAACTGGGAACAAGCAAGAATTGACTCCGAGAATTGTGGGATGGAAAATCTCTGGACATTCAACCCACCATTGTAAAATAATTAAGGAAAGATATTTACAGTCAAAATAA